GCTGTGTGAGATTTTGACTTTGGACATCTTGGTGTCTTGACTGTACAGGACATCTCCTATGTAAAGACTCCAACTGCCCTCTTCTTTCGCCCCCAGGTCTGCCCTCGTCTGATTTGGTTTCCTGGCCGCTGCGTGCCATCTCTGCCGCTGTCCACCACACAGCTTGGctgcccatccagcctctggaCCACGCCTGGACGTTCCTTATCATCAAATGGGAGTTTGTCACCACCAACAGGAGCAGACCTATCCTGGTCTACTTCGTGGACAGTTGCAACGGGACCATAGGTGAATGGTGGGAGAGGGAATGCACCATTCACAAAACAGTGGCTGTCGAGTACCAGCAGCGGGTGAACATCCTCAGGAATGGTACTTTGGTGATTCACAGCGTGGACTTCAAGGATGCTGGAGTGTACCAGGCCACCATATGGACCTCGAGTGGCAAAGTCCAGGCAGCAGTGAATCTCACAGTGATtcctgggcagaaaggtgggtggCCTGCAGGTTCTAGATGTAGTAATCAACAACAACAGGCAGAGAGGAACATAAACCACTGACTTGAGCTGTACCTGCTGGAGGGATTTATTCCCTCTGTGGCTCTGGTGTGATCTTCAGGGCCAAGATTCAGAGATGCCTCCTGGAAGTACAGACCTTGTCATGCTCAGCTTCAACGTACTGGTGAGCAGGCAACCCAAATGCTTCTCTGGCTTAGAGGGGATATCTGTGTCCTCCCATCCCCCACAGAGCCACGTCTTCTCTGTCTGTGGCTGCTGGTGTTGCACAAACTGTGGAAGTTCTCTGCCTCTTTTCCTTTGGGAGAGCCCTTCAGGGTTgatccaagggggtgggggaggatccaAGGAAAGAGTTCCACCCCGCCCTGCACACTATGCAGTCCACTAATAGGTGCAATGAATGAAACATAGAATGCAAGCCTGATGAAGACATTGCCTAAAGATAAGAAGACGAGGCCTAGAGGGTTAGGGTGGATTGCCTTGCCTTTCCATGCGCAGGGTCCCGGGTAAGCTCTGTGGCACATTCAGGTAAAAGACCAGAGTGAAAAATGCGGAAGCCCCACTTTTAAGAAAGCTCTGCCCCTTGGAAGGCACGGGAAATATCCTCAGGGCGGGTAGATCTTAagagcagagaaaatggctggaacATACTGTGGTGGCCCATGGCTGTCAACACCACCTCTGTCTCTATCAGTCACTCGCGACtacaaggggtggtggtggtggaaagtaccgtcAAGGCATCACCAACTCACAGTGACCCCATcaggttttcaagataagaggcagacagaggtggtttcccatggccggcctctgcgtagcagccctggactcccTTGGGGGTCTCCTGTCAAAGCGCTGATCAGGGgtggccttgcttagcttctgagatcggatcggctcaggccagcctgggccgtCCAAGTCAGGATTACTGCGAGGGAGCTGGCTACAATCCAGGGTGTCCCTTTTGCCGGGAACCCTCCAGAGATTCTGTGAGAAGGGGCGAGGCTCATCAGTCCCACaagcagagaaagaagaggagtttgcattgatgccccacctttctctcctgtaaggagtctcagctTACAAATTCACTCTCCTTCCTCTCTGAGAGGGCTAAAACCTCCTGAGAGGGCtaaaaagggagcagcagtggcgtaggaggttaagagctcgtgtatctaatctggaggaaccgggtttgattccccgctctgccgcctgagctgtggaggcttatctgaggaattcagattagcctgtgcactcccacacatgccagctgggtgaccttgggctagtcacagcttctcggagctctctcagccccacctatctcacagggtgtttgttgtgaagggggaagggcaaggagattgtaagcccctttgagtctcctacaggagagaaagggggggatataaatccaaactcttcttcttcttcttctctccccacaacagacatcatgtGTAGCGAGAATTAGAGTGAGAGCGAaaattctcagagaactgtgactggcctagaAGTCACCCAGTAGAGGAAACTTTCATGTCTAtaaaggaacagggaaacaaaccccatTCACCAGATCAGAACCCGCTGCTCTTGATCACTGCTCCACGCCAGCTCTTGGCGGCACTTCAGAGAGATACCTTTGTTCAAAAACCAGAAAGTGATGCATTTTGCTTTTTCTCTTTGGAAATCCTCCCCTCCCATTGCAGGGACTTCAAGAAGCCTCCACCTTGAAAATGTTGCCCGAATTATTTTGGCTGGCATTCTCCTCTGCTTCCTGGGGCTGTTGGTAGGGGAGGTGAGTGAGTTCTTTGGAGAAAAGCAAAAGGGAGGGAATTTGAtgtgagtgtttgtgtgtgtgtgtttgtgtgtgtgtgtgtggactctgttttctttctcccttcccttggTCAGATGCTCTGGCTATGCCAGACCACTCCTCTCAGACAGACCCTGTCTTCTCAGCCTTGTTTGAACAGTTCTCAGACACCTTCCTAGCTCTTAAGTGTGCAGCTCACAGCAGCCACATCCACACAAAGCTGCTTTGACATTGGACGGCTCTTAAGGCCTGAACCTCTTTGTGTATGACTAGTGTGCATGTTTGGAGAATGGGGCTGTCCATAGCACAAGCTGTGCCCTACCACAAGGAAGGGGTTGGAGACAGTGgccttgggaagggggaggggcttggagaAAGTGGGGGGGCATGCCTGCCTTTGCTGCAGCTTCATCTTTGTTTGGGGTCAAGAGGAGCATCTCCTTGTGTTCCTCCATACCTTCCTTCAGGGTGTGTTGCCTCCCCTTTGATATAGTGGCTTCttctgtgtatctaatctggaggaaccgggtttgattccccgctctgccgcctgagctgtggaggcttatctggggaattcagattagcctgtgcactcccacacacgccagctgggtgaccttgggctagtcacagcttctcggagctctctcagccccacctacctcacagggtgtttgtgtgagggggaggggcaaggagattgtcagcccctttgagtctcctgcaggagagaaaggggggatataaatccaaactcttcttcttctactgtcttGCCTTTGGTGCCACTGGAGAAGATGCCTCCATGACTCTGGCCCTTAGAGCTTTCTTTTCACTGTGGCGCTGTCCGTGGTGCTGGTGCTTCCTGTCCCCAGCTCTTGTGGTCTGACAGCCACAGTCCGGACCTGGACATTGGTGAGGTCataactctggctcttcctggcTCTGGTGCTGTGTGAGTTTCTGTTTCTAGCTCAGTGAGTCTTGGATCTGGGAAGGTGGAAGACCTCGGTCTTCTGTGGGTTGTGAGCGTGGTGGACAGAGAGCTTTGCTTCCTTGTTGCATAGAACTGGAACACTGCTGGTGTGAAACAAATGTATGGGGAGTCTGCTAAAGCTCTGAGGACTGATGAGTTTCCTTTACTTTCCCCAGCATGTCTGGACAACCATCTGCCCTGGACCTCCAAGCCAGGCCAGGAAAGGGGACGGAGCTCTGCTATGACTGGGCTTGACAAGAAGGATGGACCCATCGACCCCTTTCATGGATCAACCTTCTTTGGAAGGCTGGGAAATTCCCATCATGCATTTGCCTCAATGCCCCGCCATCACTGCTTGATATTTTGCAAGACTGTTGTGTCACCTGCagctctctctcacacagtgaTGTGAAACTTGATCTGGATATTCCAGAACCCTGATGGAAGGAACACCCAGGGGCAAGCACATGGCGCATACTTATGCGCACGGAGGCAAAATTATTCCATGGCATTTGGCTTTCTATGCCCCAAACCATGTTGAGGGTGCATATGGCCAGTAGTATTACATGCAAATTGACAGTTTCAGATCTCTGTAATGCACGGCAGCACCTTCTACCAACTCTCAGCTGGCTGTGCCAACTGCAGCCTTCTCTCGAGAGGAATCACTCAGCCATGGCTGGCAAGACCCTGGACATACAGCAGCGGGCGCTGGGAGAGTGGGGGGAGATCGCAGTGAATCTCCTGTgttgagcaggggttggactacggtggattctgcacagagttttgggggagaactttgcacagctctcttccccaaaatgaattCAGCacgttatatttctctcaacctgggtttttcaaagatcgCCAACCAAGtaaccttttcccctcaacctgggttgaggatgattcctgcctggtgaacagtggcatagcaccaaggggtgGCAGGTGCACGATTTACCGGGCACgcaccagtgcaggggtgtggcagggcaggcGAGGGCACGTGCCCCAGGCATAATTCctcctcgctctggccctgttgctgagcaaatgccagcaggccggaaacgttttatttctcccgcccaaacttcttactttcattttcgctgCTCCTGCCTGCCAGTTTGTGGTTTGCAGGAGATTCtccgtggagattccccatggaagtttccactgcttgcagcccatccatttgctatttcattgtaaaaagtagacaaataaagtttgttttgcctagcgatcccatgcatgtgtcatttccccccattttttttgctgttttgggggggataTCTGCAAAGTGGTTCTCACAGATGTGAAGACATCAAAGTGCAATTTGCCATGGATTTTTTGAGCCCAATTACAGGAAAAACTGACCCTCTGGCGGTCTTCCTGGAacaaagttccattcccagggaaagggaatgctgtgagAAATGGTTTGATTGGATTAAGACCTGGAAGCGCCCAACTCTTGATGAGTTTTGACCtgctaaaacaaagaaactctggaagaTTGATGACCCTTCATAGCTGGATAGGAGGTTTAAGATTGAGTTAACATTTGGGAGAAAACTGCGCAGTGTGATCTAGCTGGTGTGCAGATGAAATCAAGGTGTGGCCATTTGCAAGCTCGTTGTGAAGTTGGAACCAGGTGTACCATCTTACCACATTCAAGCGCAGCTGAGCCCTCATGACACTGTCTGAAGCCATGCATACTTAATTTGGGAGAGAAAAGACAGACACCACGTGTCAGTcagaccctcttgatatcaaagtCCTTGAGTTAAGGTTGGGGCGCCATCTTACCCttgctctatgccagtggtggtgaacctttggcgctccagatgttatggactacaattcccatcagccccttccagcatggccaattggccatgctggaaggggctgatgggaattgtagtccataacatctggagcgccaaaggttcgccaccacggctctatgccaTGAGTCTGGGCTGTCTctgatatcaagattatgactggAAGGGGTCCCAGAAATGCTGCCACCCCCATCTGACTCTAGCTCGCTTGGGTATCAAAGGGAGATGGGGAGCTCCCCGTCACTGacaatcttcaagcagcagctgaacaaacacttgtcagggatgctctaggctgatccggCATGGCCAAGGGGGTTGTCCTAGATGGCCTGTCTGgcccctcccaactctatgattcccttTGGGCTGCAAAATGGGATTAATGCAAACCCATATAAACAAATAAGGTACTTATCAGAATAACAGCAGTAGCAAAGTTTCTGGGTGCAGGAATGACATTTTGAGCATGTTTGTGATGATGTGGGCAAGTGTGGATGGAGAACTCAGAACCCAACCCTCCCTTTCAGCCACATACTGGTTGGGGAGTCCTCAGCCCAACCCCCTCCCTGAGGAAGAGCAGaagcccggggcggggggggtctGCTTTCAGGGGTCCCAGCAAGCATAAAGTCATGTACGGTTGCAGCTGCCCCCATAACTAGGATGGAAAAGAAATGACTCGTCACCACCAGGAATCCGTTCTGTGAAGCCACCACTTTTTAACActtttttgacagagtgacacAACCTCACCCCCTCCAAGAGCACTCAGCCCCCGATGCCCCAAAGATGTCAGCAggatgggtggggcagaggacacaGGCTGAAGCCTACTAAATAATAATAAGCGAAGACAGTGGCAAAGTCCATCCTTTGTTACATTTCAAAGGTTTCAGAACTATACAGCTAGTTTGGAGACACAAAtgcccaaaaaacaaaacaacccccctccccacatataCACACAATAGCAGCTTTCACCACGAACACCTTCAGCCAGCCTGCAGGCTATGTCTTGCAGCTGAGCATCTGAAAGAACCCCATACATGGGTACAAGTGACAAACACACTGTGAGCTTGTGGTGTCCTCTAGTGCAGGTGGAGGAGTTAGAAGTCCTTGCAGGAGAGCGGTCTTCCCAGTGCTGATTCCAAGAGGAACCGGTGGGCACCGGAGCAACCCAGTCCGAGGCTTGAGTTTGGTCGAGGGCACCTGTTTTAAAGGGAGGGTGGAGCCTCACATGCAAACACACTCCtttgagggcccccccccccatgaaagcatgggaattgatctatagccgtggtggcgaatctatggcactccagatgttcatggactacaattcccatcagcccttgccagcatggccaattggttgatacacaccccatcagcccctgccaggcaatGGCCACattggttgatgggaattgtagttcatgaacatctggagtgctataggttcgccaccttgtaattgtagttcatgaacatctggagtgctataggttcgccaccttgtaattgtagttcatgaacatctggagtgctataggttcgccacctaggttcgccaccacttatcTATAGCTTTGAGCCTTGTAATACATCTGGAAGCACTCCTGGCTTTCTGAGAGGGCACCTACATTTTGGCTACACAAGAACGAAAGCTCCACGAGTAGAAGGAGAAGCCCCACTGAATCCACTGAAGAGGGAACAGAAACAGACTGAAGCCAGCTCAATATGGGACCACCTAACTGCTTCAGGGAACCTGGGGAAGAAACACCCCTGAATTCCACAGCAGGTATTTGGGGGTGCCCACTGTAATCATGGGTCATTTCAAGCTCTCTCTGCACAGCACAAGGAAACAGCGCACCGGAGTTGCCGGAACACACAAGCCTTTTCCCAAGCTCACTTTGCACCCTGATGGAGCCAGCCAGGCTGGGCAGGGACAGCTTTCCTGCAAGCAGGCCGAACTGTCCCTGGCCAGTGGTGGGTGGGCCCAGCAGATGGAAGCCGGTGGATCAACATCACGCTTCAGGGCCTTTTCCAGAGGTCCAGCACTGAAGATCTACTGATCCCTTCACAACTTGGGGAcaggctgttgagggttttccgggctgtgtgaccaggGGCTGGCAATTGTTGCTCCTAATGCTTCACCTGCATATATGGCTGCCATGTTCAGAGACTATAGGTTCGATGTAAGATGTCACCCATGGTAAGATGTCACCCAGACGCATGAAAATACGCCTCACTGCCCTGTAAGCGTGCATCCCACCATGCAGTCACTCCGCACGGTGCCACGGAGAGGAActcatctcaccgtgacatgcttctgaagatggcaaccataaatgcaggcggaacgttaagAGCTAAAACCACCAAACCAGGACCATGCAGCTTAGAAAAATCACAACAGCCCGTTGATTCCAACCACAAAAGCCTTCGCCAAGACTTGGAGACACATTTCCAAGTTCATCACACCTAACAAAGCAatccttgtcgaaggctttcaaggctggactCTCATCCGAGTTGTTACTGGaagttccaggctgtgtggccatggtctggtagatcttgttcctaacatttcgcctgcatctgtggctggcaagatgcaggtgaaacattaggaacaaagatCTAATTGCGACCACGGCCAATACGAGCCTGGAAA
The nucleotide sequence above comes from Sphaerodactylus townsendi isolate TG3544 linkage group LG13, MPM_Stown_v2.3, whole genome shotgun sequence. Encoded proteins:
- the LOC125443018 gene encoding uncharacterized protein LOC125443018 isoform X3; protein product: MIVEAFLWALVGASSSLSVITPQKLFRVYPGQTAFLRLSLQFRQPEWKYFHAKWRFLTKNVPVLYCAAECKAGSSSANHTCEYTVEKDGAYEARVDVQEGCSLVLMDVWPEDAGKYEVRVLALDESGSASLEVDVLEGNGRDLSSPGPRQPQGSANPVSRKGARGRSGFPITVEPTLSTKEGLPSSDLVSWPLRAISAAVHHTAWLPIQPLDHAWTFLIIKWEFVTTNRSRPILVYFVDSCNGTIGEWWERECTIHKTVAVEYQQRVNILRNGTLVIHSVDFKDAGVYQATIWTSSGKVQAAVNLTVIPGQKACLDNHLPWTSKPGQERGRSSAMTGLDKKDGPIDPFHGSTFFGRLGNSHHAFASMPRHHCLIFCKTVVSPAALSHTVM
- the LOC125443018 gene encoding uncharacterized protein LOC125443018 isoform X4; the encoded protein is MLLYSGHEAFKSPRGECSVGLWIGCDLPQLFDVPILLCPQLTGIWFPAGASSSLSVITPQKLFRVYPGQTAFLRLSLQFRQPEWKYFHAKWRFLTKNVPVLYCAAECKAGSSSANHTCEYTVEKDGAYEARVDVQEGCSLVLMDVWPEDAGKYEVRVLALDESGSASLEVDVLEGLPSSDLVSWPLRAISAAVHHTAWLPIQPLDHAWTFLIIKWEFVTTNRSRPILVYFVDSCNGTIGEWWERECTIHKTVAVEYQQRVNILRNGTLVIHSVDFKDAGVYQATIWTSSGKVQAAVNLTVIPGQKACLDNHLPWTSKPGQERGRSSAMTGLDKKDGPIDPFHGSTFFGRLGNSHHAFASMPRHHCLIFCKTVVSPAALSHTVM